A window of Juglans regia cultivar Chandler chromosome 7, Walnut 2.0, whole genome shotgun sequence contains these coding sequences:
- the LOC108999448 gene encoding uncharacterized protein LOC108999448 yields MAKLFLIFTIHSLAYGTSLIIFIDFHSPLPVASPISQVNSFPSPTSWLPQQAIRLPHSSLHRKLPQEAKRILLSFLLLHASSKGKENKISSSPLFIYRFPKHLKERKSPQVSFSTRRTLRVPLSQPRDTSRFFKPILPLCKPKFPPKAFKETSSSLRFLGFLFPFASAVFPWLEKGMKSGMNDGAVELGTAEEGRADA; encoded by the exons ATGGCCAAACTCTTTTTAATCTTCACCATTCATTCCCTAGCTTATGGGACAAGTTTGATTATATTCATTGATTTTCATTCTCCCTTACCCGTAGCTTCCCCCATAAGCCAAGTGAATTCATTTCCTTCTCCTACAAGTTGGCTTCCTCAACAAGCCATTAGACTTCCCCATTCCTCTCTTCACCGTAAGCTTCCTCAAGAAGCTAAGAGGATTCTCCTTTCCTTCCTTCTCCTACACGCCAGTTccaagggaaaagaaaacaaaatttcctCCTCACCTCTCTTCATCTATCGATTTCCAAAGCACCTGAAGGAGAGAAAATCTCCTCAAGTCTCCTTCAGTACACGAAGAACCCTTCGGGTTCCCCTCTCCCAGCCGCGCGATACCTCTCGGTTCTTCAAGCCGATTCTTCCACTTTGTAAACCTAAGTTTCCACCGAAAGCCTTCAAGGAAACTTCATCGtctttgagatttttgggaTTTCTCTTCCCTTTCGCATCTGCTGTGTTTCCGTGGCTTGAAAAGGGGATGAAATCAG gtatgaATGATGGGGCTGTGGAGCTAGGCACTGCTGAGGAGGGAAGGGCTGATGCTTAG